A window of the Brassica oleracea var. oleracea cultivar TO1000 chromosome C1, BOL, whole genome shotgun sequence genome harbors these coding sequences:
- the LOC106322790 gene encoding uncharacterized protein LOC106322790, with the protein MDFNQQAHPDCVYSANPFHECASACLERIAQGHVIKKTPKKQGSKILSFSGSFGRKKKETHSQPLSPLSAKPYQNGGGGFENANTPKAHRSVPPTVAVKNKNVSDSDKSFSSSSSTDPDDFFKHKPEMKLSQIIPLSPKPGKQDHNVKTEAGRETTLFNLLSSPIQHERESSDDYNDDDDYNNEIGVELDLESVMSDTFVSVGKYRVRSGSSAILTAIIEKHGDIAQNCKLESDSMRSRYLECLCSLMQELRSTPVGQLTKVKVKEMLAVLKDLESVNIEVAWLRSVLEEFARFQEDAETEKERKEGLVKAKREELEGQEAGLVRLEEEVAKARLRIMETRAVMVEMERERSRMEKMGFEMEKFKGKTFLDELL; encoded by the exons ATGGACTTCAATCAACAAGCTCATCCGGATTGTGTATATTCTGCCAATCCTTTCCATGAATGTGCTTCAGCTTGTTTAGAGAGAATTGCTCAAGGCCATGTGATCAAGAAGACCCCTAAGAAGCAAG GTTCAAAGATTCTTAGCTTCTCAGGGAGTTTCGGTAGGAAAAAGAAGGAAACGCATTCGCAACCGCTTTCACCGTTATCTGCAAAGCCTTATCAAAACGGTGGAGGCGGTTTTGAAAACGCTAATACACCAAAGGCTCATCGTTCGGTGCCTCCAACTGTTGCCGTCAAGAACAAGAACGTTTCTGATTCGGATAAGTCTTTCTCCTCTTCTTCATCCACTGACCCTGATGACTTCTTTAAGCATAAACCGGAGATGAAACTCTCTCAGATCATTCCTCTTTCACCTAAACCGGGAAAACAAGACCACAACGTGAAGACTGAAGCAGGCAGAGAAACTACACTGTTTAATCTCCTAAGCTCTCCAATACAGCATGAAAGAGAGAGCAGTGATGATTACAACGATGATGATGATTACAACAATGAGATTGGAGTAGAGCTCGATCTTGAATCAGTTATGTCCGACACTTTTGTCTCTGTCGGAAAATACCGAGTGAGGTCTGGTTCGTCCGCAATTCTAACCGCTATCATCGAGAAACATGGAGACATTGCTCAGAACTGTAAGCTGGAGTCGGACTCCATGCGGTCCCGTTACCTCGAGTGTTTATGCTCGTTGATGCAGGAACTCAGGTCAACTCCTGTCGGGCAGTTGACTAAAGTCAAAGTCAAAGAGATGCTCGCGGTTCTCAAAGACTTGGAGTCTGTGAACATCGAAGTGGCTTGGCTACGTTCGGTTCTTGAGGAGTTCGCGCGGTTTCAAGAAGATGCAGAGACTGAGAAAGAGAGGAAAGAGGGTTTAGTGAAGGCTAAGAGAGAGGAGCTCGAAGGTCAAGAAGCGGGTTTGGTTCGGTTGGAGGAGGAAGTGGCCAAAGCTAGGTTGAGGATCATGGAGACACGGGCCGTGATGGTCGAGATGGAGAGGGAACGGTCGAGGATGGAGAAAATGGGATTCGAAATGGAGAAGTTTAAAGGGAAAACGTTTTTAGATGAGCTTCTGTGA